The stretch of DNA ACGCGGCTTCGGCACGGACCATCCGCTGTTCCAACTGGACTGGGTAGCCGGTTCGGCGGAAGAGGCGGTGAAACAAATGCGTCAAAGTCGTGCTTGCATCGTGCCCGATCACTTTCTGACTGAGACCGGACTGCAGGTGGGTGATGGGTTCGATCTCGTTCCGCCGGACCGGCCCGAGAAACCAGTGCTCTATACCATTGCCGGAGCGGTTCGGCTTCCCGGTTGGCATTGGCAGACCAAACTCACTGGCTTTCGGTCTCGGACGCATCGTGCGGCGGCACTGGCGTTTGCCAATTATGACCTGGTGGCTGAAGATTTTGACTTCCCTGTCGCGACACATGTCTGGTTGAACTATACCAATTCGCAGGCAGACCCCGATAAGATTGCTACTGCTGCCCAGACAATTCATGACAGCAGTTCGCAGCGCAATCCCTCGCAGATGAGCGGCAACGGCGAAGAACCAACAGTACGCATCATGCCTGTAGAAGCCATACGCGACATGACAGGAACCAATGCCGCCAGGTGGATTTGGGCGATCAGCCAACTACCGATCCTGGCCACAGCCATTGCGGCGATTGGCGTGCTGAATGTTATTTTGGCTTCGGTGCGATCCCGGCAGTGGGAGCTGGGCGTGCTGCGCTCGATTGGGATTTCGCAATCGGAGATCATCCGCTCCATTTTGGCCGAAGGCCTGTTGATTGGTATTGTGGCGAGCCTGCTCAGTCTTGGCTTTGGAATCATGGCTGGTTGGTGCGGTTGCGGGATAGCGCAATACGTCAGCTTTTTTGGAGGTCTGCATCCCGCGCTGCAAGTGCCGTGGCTGGCAATCGGTGTCGGTTTGTTGTTTGTTTGTGGGCTATCTGTGTTGGCCGCACTCTGGCCCGCCCTGGCAATCGGCCGCTTGCGCCCGCTGATGTTACTCGAACGTGGCGGAATCGCGGGGTGAGCCCAAGGTGGCAATTGTGCTCCAACGTGCGGTATGCAAAACCAGCGACGAGGCGACCGTCTCGTTGAGGCACTGAAATAGGCCCATCTGCGCGGTCGAAAAACCAACTTCAAAAAGTTCGAAGAGAGTTTGGCACGGGGAATGTATCGCACGAACTGAAGCGGGGCCGGCGTTTACCTGCGGGTGCTACGGGCGATCGGCTTTCTGGTTATTTACCCATCTCCCGTTGAAGCCACGCACGGGCGTAGGACCAGTTGCGTTTGGTTGTGCGCGGAGAAACTCCTAGAACCTCGGCTGTTTCTTCGATGGTTAGGCCGGTGAAGTACCGCAGCTCGACGAGCTTTGATAACTGACTGTCTTGTTGGGCCAGTTTTTCGAGTGCCTCGTCCAATGCGAGCAGGTCGTCGACATTCTCGGGATTGGTGATCGATTCATTGTCGTCTAAGTCGTGGCGATTGAGTTCGCCCCCCCGTTTGATACGGCCCTTGCGACGCGCGTTCTCAATCAGAATCCGACGCATTGCTTCGGCGGCGGCCGCAAAAAAGTGCCCGCGCCCGTCCCACTGCTTTGAGTTATCTCCCACAAGCCGGAGAAATGCTTCATGGACCAGGGCCGTTGGCTGTAGCGTTTGCCCCGATCTCTCTTGTTTCATGCGGCTCGCTGCCAATCGACGCAGTTCATCGTAAATCAGCGGCAACAGTTCGCTCGCTGCTGCCTGATCGCCCTGCTCGATGGCGGAAAGGATTTGAGTGACATCACGGTTCATTGCATACCTCTTTTTAAGCTGCGGCACAGTCTGGATGTCGATGCAACGAAGAAAATCTAAATAATGTGGCCCTCGTTAATCGGAAATGGCGCATTATACCTTGTCCGGCAAATGTCTTGCACATCAACAATGCACGAAATCTAAGGAGTCGCAGAATGTTTCAACGAAACCTCCAATGCGTTATCTTTTCTGGCATCCTCATGGGGTCCAGCCTGCTGTTTGCTCAGCCACCCGGCCGCGGTGGCCCTCCTGAAGGTCCGCCGAGGGAAGTGATTCTCCGAATCTTCCAACAAGCAGACAGTAATCGCGATGGCAGCGTAACAAGAGCGGAGTTAACGACTGCTTTGCAAAATCAGGCGCGCGGGAACCGGCGTGAGCGTGGAGGTGCGCCGCCTCAACAAGAGAACCAAGCAGACCACCCGCGTCGTGAGCGCGGAGAGCAAGGAGAGCACGGCCATCACGGACCGCCGCAGCCGGGCCAGGTATTGCCCGAACCGGTTGCCGAATCTTTGGATTTGAACGAGAAACAGACGCGCCAGCTCGCTGCTTTGCAAGCCGACGTCGACAAACGTCTTGCGGCGATACTTACGGACGAGCAAAAAGAGCAACTCAAGAACGCTCGACCGCCGCATGGACCGGGTCAGTTCAAAGGAGAAAAAGGCGAGCAACCAGGCGGTCGTCCCCAACGCCCGCAGCGACCGGAATAACGCGGAGGGTGTTGACTCTTTCGCAATGTCAGGCAGCACGGTTGAGCCGGAGTCATGGAGTGGGCCAGCTGCCGACTGCAACGATTGTGTTTCGCTGGTAAGCCGAAATCGGAATGGATTAGAATGTGATAATGGCCGATTTATCCGAACGCACAATTTTCTTACAAGCGATCGAAGAGGAAAACCTCGACGATCGCTTGGCCTATTTGGACTCTGTGTGCGGTGATGATAAGGATTTGCGTGCCTCGGTCGAAGCCCTTCTTGCTGCCCACAACGGACCTGCTACGTTGTTGGACCACCCGATCGGTTCCGACGGCAGTCGCCCGTCGCCATCTCACTTCGAATTGGGCGAACCGATCGATCACATTGGCATGCAGATCGGTCCCTACAAATTGTTGGAGTTGATTGGCGAAGGCAGTTTTGGCCTCGTTTTCGTGGCCGAACAAGAACACCCCATACGTCGCAGAGTGGCATTGAAAATCCTCAAGCCAGAACTGGGGTCGAAGGAGGTGCTCGCACGGTTCGAGGCCGAGCGCCAGGCCGTCGCGATGATGAATCACCCGAACATTGCTCAGGTGTTTGATGCGGGTGTTACGCCAAATGGACGGCCCTACTTTGCGATGGAACTGGTCCGCGGGCTGCCGATCACCCAGTTATGCGATAAACAGCGACTGAACATCCGCGAGCGACTGGAGGTCATGGTCGATGTCTGTTCGGCGGTTCACCATGCTCATCAAAAAGGCATCATCCATCGCGACTTGAAGCCATCCAACGTGATGGTGACACTGCATGACGGCAAACCGGTCGCCAAAGTCATTGACTTCGGGGTGGCCAAGGCGCTCGGTGAAAAACTGACCAACAAGACTGTCTATACTCGCTTTTTCTCCATGGTCGGTACACCATTGTATATGAGTCCTGAGCAAGCCGAAATGAGTGGCTTGGACGTCGATACACGCAGTGACATATTCTCGCTGGGTGGGATCTTATATGAATTACTCACCGGCGACACTCCATTCGACCGCGAGCGATTGGACTCAGCTGGTTTGGATGAGCTGCGGCAAATCATTCGAAAAGAAGAACCCCCTCGCCCCAGTTTGCGACTTTCCACCAGTCGCAACTCTCTAACCACGATCGCGGATCGGCGGCATGTCGATCCGCGCGGCCTTGCCTCGACCTTACAGGGCGACCTGGATTGGATCGTGATGAAGTCGCTCGATAAGGACCGGTCTCGCCGTTACGACTCCGCCGCATCGCTTGCCCAAGATATTCGACGTTATCTCAACAGCGAACCGATCAATGCTCGCCCACCGAGCACCTTTTATCGACTCCAAAAGTACGCCCGGCGTCATCGTGTGGCACTCGTGACCGCCGCGCTTGTCGGAATCACAATGATTTTTGGAACAGCCGCAAGCCTTTGGCAGATGTCGAATGCAATCAGCGAGCGGAACGATAAGGACGCGGCACTGCAAGCGGCGACGCAAGCGAAAGCCGAAGCGATTGCGGCCAAACAAAAAGTTGAACAGTTTGCGGAGAACCTCGTCAAAGCCAACGAACTGGTCGTTAGCGGTCAGTCACATGCCGATGCGGGGCGTTGGGCCTCCGCTTCGCGAGACTACGAAGCGGCTGTCACGATTCAGCCAAGTTACTATCTGCCGCGCGTTCAAAGAGCACAGCTTTTTACAAGATTGGGACTTTGGCCCGAAGCAGCCAAGGATTTCGCCATGGCGATCGAAACCGGTGCCTCGACTTCGCAATCGCAGTGGTGGGGCGTTCCTGCGTTGTTTCTCTATACAGGCCAGAACGATGCATTTCGTCAAATCTCTGAGCAACGCCGGGATCAAATTGTTGCAGATACGACGCATCCACAATGGATGCTGTTGCGCGACATCGCGGTGAGCAGCGAAGCTGCGTCGACGGAGGACTATAAGACATTCCTTGCGATTGCCTTGGAGTGGCTGTCTGAGCAGAGGTCCGCTGGGAAGCCACCGCCGCCTGGCCCACCACCAGGCAGACGCGATCACGGAGAAGGACAGGATGGTCGGTCGGGGCGACCTCCAAGGCACGATGCATTTGGTCGCGTTGTGCAGCCCGATAGTACTCCGCGTTGTGTGTGTCAGTACATTACAGCGATGGTTTATCTTCGCGCCGGGGAGTCGGATGCCGCAGTGGACTTGCTGCAGAAGGCCGCGCAGGACCCTCGTTGGCCCGCAAAGTACTTGATTCACGCCCCCATCGCATTGGCCCACTATGGTAGCGGCAATGTCAAACAAGCTAGAGAAGCGCTTGATCGATCCGAGGCGATGCTCCTGGAGCAGCTCTCAGCTTCCGGTGAGCGGCCATTGAACGGCATGGTGTCCCCATGGTTCGACCAGATCGAAGGGTTGCAGATTTACCACGAAGCATCGCAAGTTATCGGCGGCACACCATCGTCTTTAACGTTAAAACTCGATCAACGACGAGCAGCATCGCTAAAATTGCTCAAGGGGCGCCAACTGTAGCTTGTTGTGAATCTCTTGCCTGTGAGTATCAATGGCGACAAACGACTGTTTGCGGCGTTTGGGAGATTTTCTGCGGATTGGATGGCCCCTGGGTCCCATAAATGACGCATTGAACAACGGCGGTCGGAACCCGCTACCGAGCCCATTAAGAGGTTCAGGATCGGTCAAGACGTTTTCAGCCCAATCTAGGAACTTACATCCAATGTTTCGCTCCCTCCTCGCCGTGGTTTGTCTTTTCAGTTTGAACGCTCAGCTATCTGCCCAAGACTGGCCGGAGTTTTTGGGGCGGGGAGGCACTGCGAAATCGTCGGACGTGGTTCCCACCTTTTGGAGCAACTCCAAGAACCTCACCTGGAAAGTCGAACTGCCGGGGACCGGTTCGTCGAGCCCAATTGTGGTTGGCGATAAGCTGATTGTGACCTGCTATGTCGCTAGCGAGTCGGAGGCGAAACGCCGAGTGCTGTGCTTTCACAAAGTTTCCGGCGAACGCCTCTGGTCCGTCGATTTTCCGATCGACTACAGTGAAGATCGCTTTCAGGGATACATCACCGAGCATGGGTACGCCAGCAACACGCCCGTCAGTGATGGTGAAAACGTCTACGTCTTTCTCGGAAAAGGAGGTGTGCACTCGATCACCTTGGAGGGAAAGAAACTCTGGAGCGTCGACGTCGGCAAGGAATCGAGCAATCGACAATGGGGTTCTGCGGCGAGTTTGATCCTTTATCAGAATAGCGTTTTGGTAAATGCCTCTGAAGAGTCGCAGTCGATTATTGCGCTGGAAAAGGCCACGGGAAAGAAGCTTTGGGCTCAGGAAGCAGAAATGCTGGAGCTGACTTACGGTACTCCGCGCATCGTCAATCTCGATGAGGGCGAGCGTGAAGTCGTCATTAGCGTGCCCGGTGAAATCTGGGCACTGAATCCCACGACCGGCAAGCTCAATTGGTATTGCCAGTCACCGATGACCGGCAACGTTTGCCCGTCAATAATCGTTGATGGGCAAACAATCTACAGCTTTGGCGGCTACCGGGCCTCCGGCAGTATCGCCGTAAAAGCTGGCGGGACGGGGGATGTCACGGACTCCCGTGTCATTTGGACCAACCGATCAAGTTCGTATGTTGCCACTCCGCTGTTGCACAACGA from Symmachiella dynata encodes:
- a CDS encoding FtsX-like permease family protein, translating into MHRLGASDVWYASYRVPRTARIGYKLALDAMAPRSQSDTDRAFPLPLVVLGLGLIGVNPEQCLPIVVEQPRLLQDLTESAERASVTRQDNIVIVGIDPERGFGTDHPLFQLDWVAGSAEEAVKQMRQSRACIVPDHFLTETGLQVGDGFDLVPPDRPEKPVLYTIAGAVRLPGWHWQTKLTGFRSRTHRAAALAFANYDLVAEDFDFPVATHVWLNYTNSQADPDKIATAAQTIHDSSSQRNPSQMSGNGEEPTVRIMPVEAIRDMTGTNAARWIWAISQLPILATAIAAIGVLNVILASVRSRQWELGVLRSIGISQSEIIRSILAEGLLIGIVASLLSLGFGIMAGWCGCGIAQYVSFFGGLHPALQVPWLAIGVGLLFVCGLSVLAALWPALAIGRLRPLMLLERGGIAG
- a CDS encoding sigma-70 family RNA polymerase sigma factor, encoding MNRDVTQILSAIEQGDQAAASELLPLIYDELRRLAASRMKQERSGQTLQPTALVHEAFLRLVGDNSKQWDGRGHFFAAAAEAMRRILIENARRKGRIKRGGELNRHDLDDNESITNPENVDDLLALDEALEKLAQQDSQLSKLVELRYFTGLTIEETAEVLGVSPRTTKRNWSYARAWLQREMGK
- a CDS encoding serine/threonine protein kinase, whose protein sequence is MADLSERTIFLQAIEEENLDDRLAYLDSVCGDDKDLRASVEALLAAHNGPATLLDHPIGSDGSRPSPSHFELGEPIDHIGMQIGPYKLLELIGEGSFGLVFVAEQEHPIRRRVALKILKPELGSKEVLARFEAERQAVAMMNHPNIAQVFDAGVTPNGRPYFAMELVRGLPITQLCDKQRLNIRERLEVMVDVCSAVHHAHQKGIIHRDLKPSNVMVTLHDGKPVAKVIDFGVAKALGEKLTNKTVYTRFFSMVGTPLYMSPEQAEMSGLDVDTRSDIFSLGGILYELLTGDTPFDRERLDSAGLDELRQIIRKEEPPRPSLRLSTSRNSLTTIADRRHVDPRGLASTLQGDLDWIVMKSLDKDRSRRYDSAASLAQDIRRYLNSEPINARPPSTFYRLQKYARRHRVALVTAALVGITMIFGTAASLWQMSNAISERNDKDAALQAATQAKAEAIAAKQKVEQFAENLVKANELVVSGQSHADAGRWASASRDYEAAVTIQPSYYLPRVQRAQLFTRLGLWPEAAKDFAMAIETGASTSQSQWWGVPALFLYTGQNDAFRQISEQRRDQIVADTTHPQWMLLRDIAVSSEAASTEDYKTFLAIALEWLSEQRSAGKPPPPGPPPGRRDHGEGQDGRSGRPPRHDAFGRVVQPDSTPRCVCQYITAMVYLRAGESDAAVDLLQKAAQDPRWPAKYLIHAPIALAHYGSGNVKQAREALDRSEAMLLEQLSASGERPLNGMVSPWFDQIEGLQIYHEASQVIGGTPSSLTLKLDQRRAASLKLLKGRQL
- a CDS encoding PQQ-binding-like beta-propeller repeat protein: MFRSLLAVVCLFSLNAQLSAQDWPEFLGRGGTAKSSDVVPTFWSNSKNLTWKVELPGTGSSSPIVVGDKLIVTCYVASESEAKRRVLCFHKVSGERLWSVDFPIDYSEDRFQGYITEHGYASNTPVSDGENVYVFLGKGGVHSITLEGKKLWSVDVGKESSNRQWGSAASLILYQNSVLVNASEESQSIIALEKATGKKLWAQEAEMLELTYGTPRIVNLDEGEREVVISVPGEIWALNPTTGKLNWYCQSPMTGNVCPSIIVDGQTIYSFGGYRASGSIAVKAGGTGDVTDSRVIWTNRSSSYVATPLLHNDRFYWIDDRGIAFCTSATDGEVIYRKRVDNLASGRPVYASPVLIGEHIYVVTRRSGTIVYKPGDSFQPIARNVLASDDSDFNASPAVSENTLYLRSNKALYCISE